Proteins from one Impatiens glandulifera chromosome 2, dImpGla2.1, whole genome shotgun sequence genomic window:
- the LOC124925308 gene encoding uncharacterized protein LOC124925308 produces the protein MAACLPIFLLLLTYSFSGILAEGCSGNMNNFHTMMNKVNSRKLMVHDTIMDYDDAGPNSKHDPPRKGKPANGGGAKNP, from the exons ATGGCTGCTTGTCTCCCAATTTTCCTCTTGCTACTTACTTACTCTTTCTCAG GAATATTGGCAGAGGGCTGCAGTGGAAACATGAACAACTTTCACACTATGATGAACAAG GTGAATTCAAGAAAACTGATGGTGCATGATACAATAATGGATTATGATGATGCTGGGCCAAATTCTAAACATGACCCTCCTAGGAAAGGAAAACCTGCTAATGGTGGTGGTGCCAAGAATCCTTAA
- the LOC124925306 gene encoding importin subunit beta-1-like isoform X1: MATEVTQVLLNAQAVDAAVRKNAEETLKQFQEQNLPGFLLSLAGELASNEKPVDSRKLAGLILKNALDAKEQHRKLEFVQRWLSLDVSVKTQIKMLLLQTLSSPAAEAWSTASQVIAKVAGIELPKKMWPELIESLLSNIHQLPAHVKQATLETLGYLCEEVSSGVEQDNVNKILTSVIQGMNASEVNDVRLAATRALYNALGFAKENFNNNVERDYIMRVVFESTLSPDIKIRQASFECLVSISSMYYEKLAPYIHDIYNIAAKAVKEDEEPVALQAIEIWSSICDEEFDILEEIDGDFARDSDIQCFYFVKQALPALVPMLLETLLKQDEDQDQDDSAWNIAMAGGTCLGLVARTVGDDIVPLVMPFIEENIARSDWRQREAATYAFGSILEGPSPDKLMGIVNVALNFMLAALKTDLNSHVRDTTAWTLGRIFEFLHGSAMERAVITPENCQQIVTVLLHSMKDIPNVAEKACGALYFLTQGCEDVGPSSPLNAYFQEIVQALLTVTHREDGGESRLRTAAYETLNEVVRCSTDETFPMVLQLVPVIMMELHLTLEREKQGELQGLLCGCLQVIIQKLGAMEATKNAFMQYADQIMNLFLRVFSCRSAATVYEEAMLAIGSLVYVTGSDFAKYMPEFYKYLEMGLQNFEEYQVCAVTAGVVGDICRGLEHRILPYCDAIMTQLLKDLSSSQLHRSVKPSIFSCFGDIALAIGESFDKYLMYAMPMLQSAAELSFRSSGADDELSDYTNLLRNGILEAYSGILQGFKNSPKSHLLAPYAPHILLFLDSMYIEKDMDEVVMKTAIGVLGDLADTLGNTASSLIQKSLASEEFLNECLSSEDHFIKESAEWARLAINRAISV; this comes from the exons ATGGCAACGGAAGTAACGCAGGTTCTCTTAAATGCACAAGCGGTGGATGCAGCAGTGCGAAAGAATGCGGAAGAAACTTTGAAACAATTTCAGGAGCAAAACCTCCCGGGTTTCCTATTATCGCTTGCAGGAGAGCTTGCAAGCAATGAGAAGCCTGTTGATAGCCGCAAGTTAGCAGGACTTATCCTTAAGAATGCTTTGGATGCCAAGGAACAACATAGGAAATTGGAGTTTGTTCAAAGGTGGCTTTCTCTAGACGTGTCAGTAAAGACACAAATTAAGATGTTACTACTACAGACTCTATCCTCTCCTGCAGCTGAAGCTTGGTCAACTGCTTCACAAGTTATTGCAAAGGTAGCAGGTATTGAGTTGCCTAAAAAAATGTGGCCTGAGCTCATAGAATCTCTCTTGTCCAACATTCATCAACTCCCTGCTCATGTCAAGCAAGCTACTTTGGAAACTCTGGGGTATTTGTGTGAAGAGGTTTCATCAGGTGTTGAGCAAGATAATGTAAATAAGATACTAACGTCTGTGATTCAAGGTATGAATGCATCGGAAGTGAATGATGTAAGGCTCGCTGCAACTCGAGCACTGTACAATGCTCTCGGCTTTGCTAAggaaaattttaacaataatgtGGAACGTGATTACATCATGAGAGTTGTTTTTGAATCAACTCTATCTCCTGATATAAAGATTCGACAGGCATCATTCGAATGTTTGGTCTCCATTTCTTCAATGTACTACGAGAAATTAGCTCCTTACATCCATGACATCTACAACATCGCAGCTAAGGCAGTTAAGGAAGACGAGGAGCCTGTTGCTCTGCAAGCTATTGAAATCTGGAGCTCAATTTGTGATGAGGAATTCGATATCTTAGAAGAAATTGATGGTGATTTTGCTAGAGACTCAGATATTCAATGCTTCTATTTTGTCAAACAAGCATTGCCTGCGCTCGTTCCAATGCTGCTAGAGACTCTGCTTAAACAAGATGAAGATCAAGATCAGGATGACAGTGCATGGAATATTGCTATGGCTGGTGGTACTTGCCTAGGTTTGGTTGCAAGAACTGTGGGTGATGATATTGTCCCGCTTGTGATGCCATTTATTGAAGAAAACATTGCAAGATCTGACTGGAGGCAAAGGGAAGCAGCCACCTATGCTTTTGGTTCCATCTTGGAAGGTCCTTCACCTGACAAGTTAATGGGTATAGTAAACGTTGCTCTCAATTTCATGCTTGCTGCTTTGAAGACAGATCTAAATAGCCATGTAAGGGACACAACAGCCTGGACCCTTGGAAGGATTTTCGAGTTCCTACATGGTTCAGCCATGGAAAGAGCAGTAATTACACCGGAAAATTGCCAACAAATAGTAACCGTCCTCCTTCACAGCATGAAGGACATACCGAATGTTGCTGAGAAGGCTTGTGGTGCACTCTATTTCCTCACCCAGGGTTGTGAGGATGTGGGTCCCTCTTCTCCACTAAATGCTTATTTCCAGGAAATTGTTCAGGCTCTTCTTACGGTTACCCACAGGGAAGATGGTGGAGAATCGCGATTGCGGACTGCTGCTTACGAGACTTTGAACGAAGTGGTAAGGTGTTCAACCGACGAAACATTTCCAATGGTATTACAGCTAGTACCTGTCATTATGATGGAGCTTCACCTGACCCTTGAGAGGGAGAAGCAAGGTGAACTGCAAGGTCTTCTTTGTGGGTGCTTACAGGTTATTATTCAGAAACTAGGAGCAATGGAGGCGACAAAGAATGCCTTCATGCAGTATGCAGATCAAATCATGAATCTCTTCCTCAGGGTGTTTTCTTGTAGAAGTGCTGCTACAGTATACGAGGAAGCAATGCTTGCAATAGGTTCTCTTGTGTATGTAACAGGCTCGGACTTTGCTAAATATATGCCTGAGTTCTACAAATACTTGGAAATGGGTCTTCAGAACTTTGAGGAATATCAAGTTTGTGCTGTTACGGCTGGGGTGGTAGGAGACATATGTAGGGGATTGGAACATAGGATATTGCCATACTGTGATGCAATTATGACGCAACTCCTTAAAGATTTGTCCAGCAGTCAGTTACATCGATCGGTGAAGCCTTCCATTTTTTCATGCTTTGGTGATATAGCACTTGCTATAGGGGAGagttttgataaatatttgatGTATGCCATGCCTATGCTTCAGAGTGCAGCAGAATTATCTTTCCGTTCATCGGGTGCAGATGATGAACTGAGCGACTACACCAATCTTCTGAGGAATGGGATATTGGAGGCGTATTCTGGGATATTGCAAGGGTttaaaaattctcccaagtctcATCTCCTAGCTCCTTATGCACCTCATATCCTCCTGTTTCTTGATAGTATGTATATAGAAAAAGACAT GGATGAAGTGGTGATGAAAACTGCTATTGGAGTCCTTGGAGATCTGGCTGATACTCTGGGAAATACAGCAAGTTCTTTGATTCAGAAATCTCTGGCAAGCGAGGAGTTTTTAAATGAATGTTTGTCTTCAGAGGATCATTTCATCAAAGAATCTGCTGAATGGGCCAGATTGGCTATCAATCGAGCAATTTCTGTTTGA
- the LOC124925306 gene encoding importin subunit beta-1-like isoform X2 encodes MATEVTQVLLNAQAVDAAVRKNAEETLKQFQEQNLPGFLLSLAGELASNEKPVDSRKLAGLILKNALDAKEQHRKLEFVQRWLSLDVSVKTQIKMLLLQTLSSPAAEAWSTASQVIAKVAGIELPKKMWPELIESLLSNIHQLPAHVKQATLETLGYLCEEVSSGVEQDNVNKILTSVIQGMNASEVNDVRLAATRALYNALGFAKENFNNNVERDYIMRVVFESTLSPDIKIRQASFECLVSISSMYYEKLAPYIHDIYNIAAKAVKEDEEPVALQAIEIWSSICDEEFDILEEIDGDFARDSDIQCFYFVKQALPALVPMLLETLLKQDEDQDQDDSAWNIAMAGGTCLGLVARTVGDDIVPLVMPFIEENIARSDWRQREAATYAFGSILEGPSPDKLMGIVNVALNFMLAALKTDLNSHVRDTTAWTLGRIFEFLHGSAMERAVITPENCQQIVTVLLHSMKDIPNVAEKACGALYFLTQGCEDVGPSSPLNAYFQEIVQALLTVTHREDGGESRLRTAAYETLNEVVRCSTDETFPMVLQLVPVIMMELHLTLEREKQGELQGLLCGCLQVIIQKLGAMEATKNAFMQYADQIMNLFLRVFSCRSAATVYEEAMLAIGSLVYVTGSDFAKYMPEFYKYLEMGLQNFEEYQVCAVTAGVVGDICRGLEHRILPYCDAIMTQLLKDLSSSQLHRSVKPSIFSCFGDIALAIGESFDKYLMYAMPMLQSAAELSFRSSGADDELSDYTNLLRNGILEAYSGILQGFKNSPKSHLLAPYAPHILLFLDRMKW; translated from the exons ATGGCAACGGAAGTAACGCAGGTTCTCTTAAATGCACAAGCGGTGGATGCAGCAGTGCGAAAGAATGCGGAAGAAACTTTGAAACAATTTCAGGAGCAAAACCTCCCGGGTTTCCTATTATCGCTTGCAGGAGAGCTTGCAAGCAATGAGAAGCCTGTTGATAGCCGCAAGTTAGCAGGACTTATCCTTAAGAATGCTTTGGATGCCAAGGAACAACATAGGAAATTGGAGTTTGTTCAAAGGTGGCTTTCTCTAGACGTGTCAGTAAAGACACAAATTAAGATGTTACTACTACAGACTCTATCCTCTCCTGCAGCTGAAGCTTGGTCAACTGCTTCACAAGTTATTGCAAAGGTAGCAGGTATTGAGTTGCCTAAAAAAATGTGGCCTGAGCTCATAGAATCTCTCTTGTCCAACATTCATCAACTCCCTGCTCATGTCAAGCAAGCTACTTTGGAAACTCTGGGGTATTTGTGTGAAGAGGTTTCATCAGGTGTTGAGCAAGATAATGTAAATAAGATACTAACGTCTGTGATTCAAGGTATGAATGCATCGGAAGTGAATGATGTAAGGCTCGCTGCAACTCGAGCACTGTACAATGCTCTCGGCTTTGCTAAggaaaattttaacaataatgtGGAACGTGATTACATCATGAGAGTTGTTTTTGAATCAACTCTATCTCCTGATATAAAGATTCGACAGGCATCATTCGAATGTTTGGTCTCCATTTCTTCAATGTACTACGAGAAATTAGCTCCTTACATCCATGACATCTACAACATCGCAGCTAAGGCAGTTAAGGAAGACGAGGAGCCTGTTGCTCTGCAAGCTATTGAAATCTGGAGCTCAATTTGTGATGAGGAATTCGATATCTTAGAAGAAATTGATGGTGATTTTGCTAGAGACTCAGATATTCAATGCTTCTATTTTGTCAAACAAGCATTGCCTGCGCTCGTTCCAATGCTGCTAGAGACTCTGCTTAAACAAGATGAAGATCAAGATCAGGATGACAGTGCATGGAATATTGCTATGGCTGGTGGTACTTGCCTAGGTTTGGTTGCAAGAACTGTGGGTGATGATATTGTCCCGCTTGTGATGCCATTTATTGAAGAAAACATTGCAAGATCTGACTGGAGGCAAAGGGAAGCAGCCACCTATGCTTTTGGTTCCATCTTGGAAGGTCCTTCACCTGACAAGTTAATGGGTATAGTAAACGTTGCTCTCAATTTCATGCTTGCTGCTTTGAAGACAGATCTAAATAGCCATGTAAGGGACACAACAGCCTGGACCCTTGGAAGGATTTTCGAGTTCCTACATGGTTCAGCCATGGAAAGAGCAGTAATTACACCGGAAAATTGCCAACAAATAGTAACCGTCCTCCTTCACAGCATGAAGGACATACCGAATGTTGCTGAGAAGGCTTGTGGTGCACTCTATTTCCTCACCCAGGGTTGTGAGGATGTGGGTCCCTCTTCTCCACTAAATGCTTATTTCCAGGAAATTGTTCAGGCTCTTCTTACGGTTACCCACAGGGAAGATGGTGGAGAATCGCGATTGCGGACTGCTGCTTACGAGACTTTGAACGAAGTGGTAAGGTGTTCAACCGACGAAACATTTCCAATGGTATTACAGCTAGTACCTGTCATTATGATGGAGCTTCACCTGACCCTTGAGAGGGAGAAGCAAGGTGAACTGCAAGGTCTTCTTTGTGGGTGCTTACAGGTTATTATTCAGAAACTAGGAGCAATGGAGGCGACAAAGAATGCCTTCATGCAGTATGCAGATCAAATCATGAATCTCTTCCTCAGGGTGTTTTCTTGTAGAAGTGCTGCTACAGTATACGAGGAAGCAATGCTTGCAATAGGTTCTCTTGTGTATGTAACAGGCTCGGACTTTGCTAAATATATGCCTGAGTTCTACAAATACTTGGAAATGGGTCTTCAGAACTTTGAGGAATATCAAGTTTGTGCTGTTACGGCTGGGGTGGTAGGAGACATATGTAGGGGATTGGAACATAGGATATTGCCATACTGTGATGCAATTATGACGCAACTCCTTAAAGATTTGTCCAGCAGTCAGTTACATCGATCGGTGAAGCCTTCCATTTTTTCATGCTTTGGTGATATAGCACTTGCTATAGGGGAGagttttgataaatatttgatGTATGCCATGCCTATGCTTCAGAGTGCAGCAGAATTATCTTTCCGTTCATCGGGTGCAGATGATGAACTGAGCGACTACACCAATCTTCTGAGGAATGGGATATTGGAGGCGTATTCTGGGATATTGCAAGGGTttaaaaattctcccaagtctcATCTCCTAGCTCCTTATGCACCTCATATCCTCCTGTTTCTTGATA GGATGAAGTGGTGA